CTGCGCAAACCAATGCGGCTTCCAGCAGACTGCCAGCGACAAGATGGCCAATAGCTTTCGCTTGCGCTTCACTCAGTCGCTCTTGCAATCTCGCTTCCAGGGCGCCGCGCGTGAGCGTCGAAAAGTGGGCGTTGTCTATCGCACGCCATCGTTCCCAGCCAAGAATTGCTGGTCCATCGACGAAAAGAATTCGCTTCGCATCAGGTGCCACTGCCGCAGTAAGATACTTGTAGATACCCCGCGCAAAGCTATCAGCCAAGGTCTTACCCTTCCGCGCGGCTTTGCGAACTTCGACAGCGATCTCGCTCTGAATCGCATCTACCAGTCGATCCAGTACTTCTTCCTTCGAGGAGAAATGATGGTAGACCGCCCCTTTAGCCACGCCCGCTTCGACAGCGATCGCATCGACGCTCGTCTCGGCGAACCCTCGAGAGGCAAACAGGCCGCGTGCAGCGTCCAATATCGCTTTGACTGTCGCAATCCGCCGTTCGCTCTGCGCGATCATGATGCCGTAGCCCCGATTGACAAACCGACTATAAGTCGGTTATTAGCCGACCGCAAGTCGGTATATTACACGCAACGGCGAGGTAGAACAAATGGCGCAATTTTCCGCGACCCTATGCTTTACGGGCCTCCTGCTGTTCCTGTTCGGCCTGGTTCTAGGCTTCGGCGTTCCGGCTCTTGCGAGCCCGCGTCTGGCTGTTGCTGCCCACGTGGCCGGCATGCAGAGCGGCGTCGCTCTGCTGGCTATAGGCCTCTTATGGCCCCATTTGCACTTCTGGAACGGATGGTCGGCGCCGACTGCTCATGCATTGTGGGTTTCGCTCTACGTAATTTTCGTTGCCCAAGCTATGAGTGCTGTCTGGGCGGCCGGGCGTTCGCTCCCCGTCGCCGGCGGCGGCACGCGCGGCCTACCGTGGCAGGAGTCGCTCGTCCACGCGTTGCTCGTTATTGGGTCAATTGGCACCACCGCGGCAATCGTCGCGATCCTGCTGCAATGGATCTGGGCGGGGTCC
This portion of the Bradyrhizobium sp. AZCC 2262 genome encodes:
- a CDS encoding TetR/AcrR family transcriptional regulator, which gives rise to MIAQSERRIATVKAILDAARGLFASRGFAETSVDAIAVEAGVAKGAVYHHFSSKEEVLDRLVDAIQSEIAVEVRKAARKGKTLADSFARGIYKYLTAAVAPDAKRILFVDGPAILGWERWRAIDNAHFSTLTRGALEARLQERLSEAQAKAIGHLVAGSLLEAALVCAAADRPERAARDMTDGLVVMLTPLLA